One genomic window of uncultured delta proteobacterium includes the following:
- the flhF gene encoding Flagellar GTP-binding protein, with product MHVKTYTGASTSAVLANIKADLGPDAVILETREAVKNGKAEIVITAAVDREGPVPGNGRAFSGPAFPPGNGSGHTGMGWKSWQEEWSSIKTHLLSMMKPELQFSRLSPRQRVAMEFLEQEGVDATSLLAVFEALLPDPQASILAPLEALVPVKGWSAKNWPQRVHLVAGPYGSGKTTALVRLALLLRKEMPGRKIWVVNADSLRGGGRLLLKNYSQLCGLEYREVSNAVEFAAVLASARHNGVNTILVDLPGLPRRKSMPEMLDHFGMTDPDNALHLVVTPHYGETAMRSLAARYVPDAVRQNAGLIWTKLDEADKFGTLVNVGAASRLPVSALSCGPELNDTLVPAENAALWRLLFKQEMPCKAHPDDAGF from the coding sequence ATGCATGTAAAGACGTACACCGGTGCAAGCACCTCCGCCGTTCTCGCGAACATCAAGGCGGATCTCGGCCCCGACGCCGTGATCCTTGAGACGCGCGAGGCGGTGAAGAACGGCAAGGCCGAGATCGTCATTACCGCGGCCGTGGACCGGGAAGGCCCGGTTCCGGGCAACGGGCGCGCTTTCAGCGGCCCCGCTTTCCCCCCGGGGAACGGGAGCGGGCACACGGGCATGGGCTGGAAAAGCTGGCAGGAAGAATGGAGCTCCATTAAAACGCACCTCTTGTCCATGATGAAGCCGGAGTTGCAATTTTCGCGTCTTTCGCCCCGGCAGCGCGTCGCCATGGAATTTCTGGAACAGGAAGGCGTGGACGCGACATCGCTCCTCGCCGTGTTCGAGGCGTTACTGCCGGACCCGCAGGCCTCCATCCTCGCGCCCCTGGAAGCGCTCGTGCCGGTGAAAGGCTGGTCGGCCAAAAACTGGCCCCAGCGCGTGCATCTTGTGGCCGGTCCGTACGGCTCCGGCAAAACCACGGCTCTTGTGCGGCTGGCGCTGCTTCTGCGCAAAGAGATGCCGGGGCGCAAAATATGGGTCGTCAACGCGGATTCCCTCAGGGGCGGCGGCCGGCTTTTGCTAAAAAATTACTCGCAGCTCTGCGGGCTGGAATACCGCGAGGTCTCCAACGCCGTGGAATTCGCGGCGGTTCTGGCCTCGGCCCGGCATAACGGCGTAAATACGATCCTTGTTGATTTGCCGGGGCTTCCCCGGAGAAAGTCCATGCCCGAAATGCTGGACCACTTCGGCATGACGGACCCGGACAACGCCCTGCATCTCGTCGTGACGCCCCATTACGGCGAAACGGCGATGCGTTCCCTGGCAGCCCGGTATGTGCCCGACGCGGTGCGGCAGAACGCGGGTCTTATTTGGACTAAGCTTGACGAAGCGGATAAATTCGGCACACTCGTCAATGTCGGTGCGGCTTCCAGATTGCCCGTATCCGCGTTGTCCTGCGGGCCGGAATTGAACGATACACTTGTCCCGGCGGAAAACGCCGCCCTATGGCGGCTGTTGTTCAAGCAGGAGATGCCGTGCAAGGCGCATCCTGACGACGCGGGGTTTTAG
- a CDS encoding Site-determining protein gives MNTTMPLVISVTSGKGGVGKTNLAVNLACCLAKARKRVLLLDADLGLANVDVIMGITPPHNLFHLFHEGMSLEDILYPTDYGFKILPAASGISEMVALGPGQKSSLLEAMDGLEEDLDYLIVDTGAGISENVLYFNLAAQQRIVVLTPEPTSLTDAYALIKVMRQSHQVGHFKILINMAQDEKTAKEVYTRLYKACDHFLTGVSLDYLGHIPRDPAVRESVLQQRPFTVLTPSSPASLALQNVASAIQTWDVPSSLDGNIKFFWKRLLFRQ, from the coding sequence ATGAACACCACAATGCCCCTTGTTATATCCGTTACCTCCGGTAAGGGGGGCGTCGGCAAAACGAACCTGGCGGTCAACCTGGCATGTTGTCTCGCCAAGGCGAGAAAACGCGTTCTTCTGCTTGACGCCGACCTGGGCCTTGCCAACGTGGACGTGATCATGGGCATCACGCCGCCCCATAACCTGTTCCATCTTTTCCACGAAGGCATGTCCCTGGAAGATATATTGTATCCCACGGACTACGGATTCAAGATTTTGCCCGCTGCTTCGGGCATCAGCGAAATGGTGGCCCTCGGCCCCGGGCAGAAGTCGAGCCTTCTCGAAGCGATGGACGGCCTCGAGGAAGACCTGGATTATCTTATTGTGGACACCGGCGCCGGCATCAGCGAGAATGTCTTGTACTTCAACCTCGCGGCCCAGCAGCGCATCGTCGTCCTGACCCCGGAACCGACGTCGCTTACGGACGCCTACGCATTGATTAAGGTCATGCGCCAAAGCCATCAGGTGGGGCACTTCAAGATTCTTATTAATATGGCGCAGGATGAAAAAACGGCAAAAGAGGTCTATACAAGACTATATAAAGCATGCGATCATTTCCTGACGGGTGTGTCGCTGGATTACCTGGGACACATCCCCCGCGACCCGGCTGTCCGGGAGAGCGTGCTGCAGCAGAGACCGTTCACGGTGCTGACGCCGTCGTCGCCCGCGAGCCTGGCGTTGCAAAACGTGGCAAGTGCCATACAAACCTGGGACGTCCCGTCAAGCCTCGATGGAAACATCAAGTTCTTCTGGAAACGCCTCCTTTTCCGGCAGTAG
- the fliA gene encoding RNA polymerase sigma factor for flagellar operon, whose translation METSSSSGNASFSGSSAVNAVSAGPWEDFNSGKVAWDAFTHAQQEAIARHFAPKVKYLALRLKARLPQNVELSELISAGTLGLMEAFGKFKPDLNVKFDTYAESRIRGAMLDELRSMDWLPRSLRQRVRLLDETIQRMEGASGKVPTEEELAVETGLDTKEVRQGLEALQSKLCLSLDAIQDTFSGDTVFADGEPYAKTAEQEILERVTSLIDQLTPREKLVLSLYYNDELNMRETAEVMGITEGRVSQLHSQALTRLRREFLSAYGAHAM comes from the coding sequence ATGGAAACATCAAGTTCTTCTGGAAACGCCTCCTTTTCCGGCAGTAGCGCGGTAAACGCCGTATCGGCCGGTCCCTGGGAGGACTTCAATTCCGGCAAGGTTGCCTGGGATGCCTTCACGCACGCCCAGCAGGAAGCCATTGCCCGGCATTTCGCGCCCAAGGTGAAGTATCTTGCCTTGCGTCTGAAGGCGCGGCTGCCGCAGAACGTCGAACTTTCCGAATTGATAAGCGCGGGAACGCTGGGGCTGATGGAAGCATTCGGCAAATTCAAGCCGGATTTGAACGTCAAATTTGATACCTACGCGGAAAGCCGCATACGCGGGGCCATGCTCGACGAACTCAGAAGCATGGACTGGCTCCCGCGGAGTTTGCGCCAGCGCGTGCGCCTCCTGGACGAGACGATCCAGCGGATGGAAGGCGCGTCAGGCAAGGTGCCGACGGAAGAGGAACTCGCGGTCGAGACCGGCCTTGACACCAAGGAAGTCCGCCAAGGGCTCGAAGCGCTGCAAAGCAAACTCTGTCTTTCGCTTGACGCCATCCAGGACACCTTTTCCGGCGACACCGTATTTGCCGACGGAGAACCCTACGCAAAGACCGCCGAACAGGAAATCCTTGAGCGGGTAACCTCCCTTATTGATCAATTGACACCAAGAGAAAAATTGGTACTATCCCTTTATTACAACGACGAATTGAATATGAGAGAAACCGCTGAGGTTATGGGGATTACCGAGGGCCGTGTTTCTCAACTGCATTCGCAGGCCCTGACCCGGTTGCGTCGTGAATTCTTGAGCGCCTATGGGGCCCATGCGATGTAG
- the cheY gene encoding chemotaxis regulator transmitting signal to flagellar motor component (Evidence 2a : Function of homologous gene experimentally demonstrated in an other organism; PubMedId : 10731410, 10748173, 11023787, 11359578, 1390767, 1869568, 2689446, 3280143, 3510184, 6090423, 8176739, 8354264, 9437425, 9560203, 9636149, 9687492, 9761838, 9761905; Product type r : regulator) codes for MSYNTDMRVLVVDDFSTMRRIIKNILRQLGFNNVVEADDGTTAWDVLNKDKIEFIISDWNMPQMTGIELLRKVRASEEFGDLPFLMVTAEAQQENIIEAVQAKVSNYIVKPFTADVMKQKIDKIFA; via the coding sequence ATGAGTTACAACACTGATATGCGCGTGCTGGTCGTCGATGATTTCTCCACCATGCGCCGTATTATAAAAAACATTCTCCGCCAGCTCGGGTTCAACAACGTTGTTGAAGCCGACGACGGCACAACAGCCTGGGATGTGCTGAATAAAGACAAAATAGAGTTCATTATTTCAGACTGGAACATGCCCCAGATGACCGGCATCGAATTGTTGCGCAAGGTCCGCGCCAGTGAGGAATTCGGCGACCTGCCCTTTCTGATGGTCACGGCGGAAGCGCAGCAGGAGAACATTATTGAAGCGGTGCAGGCGAAAGTTTCCAATTACATCGTCAAACCGTTCACCGCTGATGTTATGAAGCAGAAAATTGACAAGATTTTTGCCTGA
- a CDS encoding Flagellar basal body-associated protein FliL: MAEELDSNGAPEAAGKPSGEKPAASKAKVDAKVELDLDDAPFLDEDEPEPEPEPEKKPAAAPEKAKPADAGPPTLKERLLANKKKLIMAGGGGVLLLVLAVCVNVFLFSGEKTPPPSPAPEPEKVLAAPKPLPEAPVPRHILQLEPFWVEIKDTEGAIRFLTLKFSVPTENPVLFAEMNGKKLILRDALFYYLRNQPIISLTDEAKAQAFKRDILTVMNEHLGSGKISEILIQDYLVQ; this comes from the coding sequence ATGGCCGAAGAATTAGATTCCAACGGCGCGCCCGAAGCCGCCGGAAAGCCTTCCGGGGAAAAACCGGCCGCGTCCAAAGCAAAAGTGGACGCCAAGGTGGAACTTGACCTTGACGATGCGCCGTTCCTTGATGAAGACGAGCCGGAACCCGAGCCGGAGCCGGAAAAGAAACCGGCCGCCGCGCCGGAAAAGGCGAAGCCCGCCGACGCCGGGCCTCCTACGCTGAAAGAGCGCCTGCTCGCGAACAAGAAAAAATTGATAATGGCGGGCGGCGGCGGTGTTTTGCTCCTCGTTCTCGCTGTTTGCGTCAATGTTTTCCTCTTCTCCGGCGAGAAAACGCCCCCGCCTTCGCCCGCTCCGGAGCCGGAAAAGGTTCTTGCGGCGCCCAAACCCCTGCCGGAAGCGCCGGTTCCCCGGCATATCCTGCAACTGGAGCCGTTCTGGGTCGAGATTAAAGATACCGAGGGCGCCATCCGTTTTCTGACCCTGAAATTCAGCGTACCGACGGAGAATCCCGTTCTTTTTGCGGAAATGAACGGGAAAAAACTCATTCTTCGTGATGCGCTCTTTTACTATTTGCGAAATCAGCCGATAATATCGTTGACGGACGAAGCCAAAGCGCAGGCTTTCAAACGAGACATTTTAACGGTCATGAATGAACACCTCGGCAGCGGCAAAATTTCGGAAATCCTGATCCAGGATTATCTCGTGCAGTAG
- a CDS encoding conserved hypothetical protein (Evidence 4 : Homologs of previously reported genes of unknown function), with product MSQINIPVTQLAQLGFADRIAHEAQGHPEVARQAAQQAAPEVLKQQKDSVVETQNSEATRKLKAEKDGKGGGQGDAGTNERRQGEPPPEEAESAPESPWAGNILNLKV from the coding sequence ATGAGCCAGATAAACATACCCGTGACGCAGTTGGCGCAGCTCGGTTTTGCCGACCGCATCGCGCATGAGGCGCAAGGGCATCCTGAAGTTGCCCGCCAGGCCGCCCAGCAGGCCGCGCCGGAAGTGCTCAAGCAGCAAAAAGACAGCGTTGTGGAAACCCAGAACTCCGAGGCCACCCGCAAGCTCAAGGCCGAAAAAGACGGCAAGGGCGGCGGGCAGGGCGATGCGGGCACAAACGAGCGCCGCCAGGGCGAACCGCCCCCGGAAGAGGCGGAAAGCGCGCCTGAATCCCCCTGGGCGGGGAATATTTTGAACCTCAAGGTGTAA
- a CDS encoding conserved hypothetical protein (Evidence 4 : Homologs of previously reported genes of unknown function): MQLTFWLLALVTIFELVLFFLLLSFFRRLRRSEELLLKLQAGQSSLLANLEQNAQLEKDLISSFVDRQQELKHLDIQLEERAATLTRLLNQAEAVSRSPQFLRELILSGVRQGKSPLELARATGLSLDEVKLIIAQAKQ, translated from the coding sequence ATGCAGTTGACCTTCTGGCTTCTAGCCCTTGTCACCATTTTCGAGCTCGTCCTTTTCTTTCTCCTGCTCTCCTTTTTCCGCCGTCTTCGCCGGTCGGAGGAGTTGTTGCTCAAGCTGCAGGCGGGGCAGTCATCCCTTCTGGCAAACCTCGAACAGAACGCGCAGCTGGAAAAAGACCTTATCTCCAGTTTTGTGGACCGCCAGCAGGAACTGAAACATCTCGACATCCAGCTTGAGGAGCGAGCGGCCACCCTGACCCGGCTGTTGAACCAGGCGGAAGCCGTGAGCCGGTCCCCCCAGTTTTTGCGCGAGCTGATTCTTTCCGGCGTGCGCCAGGGCAAATCGCCCCTGGAGCTTGCCAGGGCCACGGGACTTTCCCTCGATGAGGTCAAGCTCATTATCGCCCAGGCAAAGCAATAG
- the yiaN gene encoding 2,3-diketo-L-gulonate TRAP transporter large permease protein YiaN: MDQLIYFFGSLAVFLALGIPISLVLVLCSIVLMFAGGMWDVMTIPNIMVDGANNYPLMAIPFFVFAGEIMAAGGLSKRVVDLAQLLIGRVKGGLGYAAIIASIIFAGLMGSSVGEAAALGGLLLPMMKRVGYNPGRAGGIIASGAILGPIIPPSTNFIILGSTVSLSVTKLFMIGLFPGLFLGLGLMIVWWFIVRKDGYTETITFTREQARTILIDASPAFLLPVLLLGGIRFGVFTPTEGGAFCAMYAIGVCMFWYRELTFRQLLRVSAAAARTTAVVMLIVATATAVGYFITMARIPMHIVSIFEPFIGNPNLLLFIIMIFLLVAGMVMDLTPNVLIFAPVFYPLIQQAGIDPYHFGLCFILNLGIGVITPPVGTVLYVICGIGNIKLPALVSKMLPFILVEIVILFLLVFFPKLSLVPLGWLI, encoded by the coding sequence ATGGATCAACTCATTTACTTCTTCGGCAGTCTGGCTGTCTTTCTGGCTCTCGGCATCCCCATCTCCCTTGTGCTCGTCCTGTGTTCCATCGTGCTGATGTTTGCCGGCGGCATGTGGGACGTGATGACCATCCCCAACATCATGGTGGACGGGGCCAACAACTATCCCCTGATGGCCATTCCCTTCTTCGTGTTCGCCGGGGAAATCATGGCCGCGGGCGGCCTCTCCAAACGGGTGGTGGACCTGGCCCAGCTTCTGATCGGCAGGGTCAAGGGGGGCCTCGGGTATGCGGCGATTATCGCCAGCATCATCTTCGCCGGTCTTATGGGCAGCTCCGTGGGTGAAGCGGCGGCGCTCGGCGGTCTTCTGCTCCCCATGATGAAACGGGTCGGCTACAACCCAGGCCGCGCGGGCGGCATTATCGCCTCCGGCGCCATCCTCGGGCCGATCATCCCGCCGAGCACGAACTTCATCATTCTCGGTTCCACGGTCAGCCTGTCCGTGACCAAGCTGTTCATGATCGGCCTGTTCCCCGGCCTCTTCCTGGGTTTGGGCCTGATGATCGTCTGGTGGTTCATCGTCCGCAAAGACGGCTACACCGAAACCATCACGTTTACGCGCGAGCAGGCCAGGACCATCCTTATCGATGCGAGCCCGGCCTTCCTGCTGCCCGTGCTGCTCCTCGGCGGCATCCGCTTCGGCGTGTTCACGCCGACCGAAGGCGGCGCCTTCTGCGCCATGTACGCCATCGGCGTCTGCATGTTCTGGTACCGGGAACTCACCTTCCGGCAGTTGTTGCGCGTCAGCGCGGCCGCGGCCAGAACGACCGCGGTGGTCATGCTCATCGTGGCGACGGCCACGGCTGTCGGCTACTTTATCACCATGGCCCGGATTCCCATGCACATCGTGAGCATTTTCGAACCGTTCATCGGCAACCCCAACCTGCTGCTGTTCATCATCATGATATTCCTGCTGGTCGCCGGCATGGTCATGGACCTCACGCCCAACGTCCTCATTTTCGCGCCGGTGTTTTACCCGCTTATCCAGCAGGCCGGGATTGACCCGTACCACTTCGGTCTGTGTTTCATCCTGAACCTGGGCATAGGCGTCATCACGCCTCCGGTCGGAACAGTGCTGTACGTTATCTGCGGCATAGGCAACATCAAGCTTCCGGCACTGGTCTCCAAGATGCTGCCGTTTATTCTCGTGGAAATAGTCATTCTGTTCCTGCTCGTGTTCTTCCCGAAACTCTCGCTCGTCCCCCTGGGCTGGCTGATTTAG
- a CDS encoding conserved membrane hypothetical protein (Evidence 4 : Homologs of previously reported genes of unknown function) yields MTNDSSPGTWVQPPVPQDSKGEFAFQIFCAVIFLGMIGLVFYNAFLRYVFRSAFAPSEEWARFLFMFITFYSAIEAFYRKKHIAVDMFVGLFGGMTRKALDIIAQLLGLAAIVLLLWGGIALVAQMLDTVSVATGINMGVISAALPIMAFVAIIIRGKELVAMLRKPASEYHKASYDPQQMTFEE; encoded by the coding sequence ATGACGAACGACAGTTCACCCGGCACCTGGGTACAGCCCCCGGTGCCGCAAGACTCCAAAGGCGAATTCGCCTTCCAGATCTTTTGTGCCGTCATTTTTCTGGGCATGATCGGCCTGGTTTTTTACAACGCCTTTTTGCGGTACGTGTTCCGGTCCGCTTTTGCGCCCAGCGAGGAATGGGCCCGGTTCCTGTTCATGTTCATCACGTTCTACAGCGCCATCGAGGCGTTTTACCGTAAAAAGCACATCGCGGTTGACATGTTCGTGGGCTTGTTCGGCGGGATGACGCGAAAGGCCCTCGATATTATCGCCCAGCTTCTGGGCCTTGCGGCTATTGTGCTTCTGCTCTGGGGCGGCATCGCCCTCGTCGCGCAGATGCTGGACACGGTGTCCGTCGCAACCGGCATCAACATGGGCGTTATTTCCGCCGCGCTGCCGATCATGGCGTTCGTCGCCATCATCATCCGGGGCAAGGAACTTGTTGCAATGCTGCGAAAGCCGGCTTCCGAATACCACAAAGCCAGCTACGACCCGCAACAGATGACGTTCGAGGAGTAA
- a CDS encoding TRAP transporter solute receptor, DctP family, producing MKRFGILLLALLVLGLGLTATATAADKVIIKIAGMKPEGEPETLGMHKFGEILAKLSNGKYETQVFPNSQLGKEDAYIASTRRGTIQMCATGTQTSALHPAMAMLETPMLFNDLAHARRAMEGKTFDLINAGFPEKSGLRTMNAFPLGFRHFYSKKALTSMKDLDGLRMRVPNIPLYINFAKECGISGQPMPFAEVPAALDQGVIDGGDSPIVDIAALKMYEITPNITLSGHILVIHSLYINEKFYQGLPEQDRKWFDQAAKESADWVWNLMGELEGKAIANIEKEGGKINRPSKEFHDAMVEAGKRSWKLFYDTVPNAKEILESADSYK from the coding sequence ATGAAACGTTTTGGCATCCTTCTCCTCGCTCTTCTGGTTCTGGGTCTCGGACTTACCGCTACCGCGACGGCAGCCGACAAGGTCATTATTAAAATAGCCGGCATGAAGCCCGAAGGCGAGCCGGAAACCCTCGGCATGCACAAGTTCGGCGAAATTCTGGCCAAACTGTCCAACGGCAAGTATGAAACGCAGGTGTTCCCCAACAGCCAGCTCGGGAAGGAAGACGCCTATATCGCCAGCACCCGCCGCGGCACCATCCAGATGTGCGCCACCGGCACCCAGACCTCCGCGCTGCATCCGGCCATGGCCATGCTGGAAACCCCCATGCTGTTCAACGATCTGGCCCACGCCAGACGGGCCATGGAAGGCAAAACCTTTGACCTCATCAACGCGGGCTTCCCGGAAAAATCCGGCCTGCGCACCATGAACGCCTTCCCCCTGGGCTTCCGTCACTTCTATTCCAAGAAAGCCCTTACCAGCATGAAAGATCTGGACGGCCTGCGCATGCGCGTGCCCAACATTCCCTTGTACATCAACTTCGCGAAAGAATGCGGCATCAGCGGCCAGCCCATGCCGTTTGCCGAAGTGCCCGCCGCTCTTGACCAGGGCGTTATCGACGGCGGCGACAGCCCCATCGTGGATATCGCGGCCCTGAAGATGTATGAAATCACCCCCAACATCACGCTTTCCGGCCACATCCTGGTTATCCACTCCCTGTACATCAATGAAAAGTTCTACCAGGGCCTGCCCGAACAGGACAGGAAATGGTTCGACCAGGCCGCCAAAGAATCCGCCGACTGGGTGTGGAACCTGATGGGCGAACTTGAAGGCAAGGCCATTGCCAACATCGAAAAGGAAGGCGGCAAGATCAACAGACCCTCCAAGGAATTCCACGACGCCATGGTGGAAGCCGGCAAGCGCAGCTGGAAGCTGTTCTACGACACGGTCCCCAACGCCAAGGAAATTCTGGAAAGCGCCGACTCGTATAAGTAA
- a CDS encoding HAD-superfamily hydrolase, subfamily IIA yields MDIAKKRCFVFDLDGTVYMGDKPIAGTVDFIRRNLQRFDIHFLTNNTSKNLNDYVTKLRGMGIDMDLPRMLSPLIPLADRLESEGIAEIYPVGNANFLAYLRERLPNLRFGTSEACSLVVVGYDTELTYQKLAESCLLLQRPDVRFWATHPDDVCPSPRGPLPDTGSFLALYEKAVKRRPELIFGKPSTLIVEPLLARYRPEEMVMVGDRLYTDKVMAENAGMDFILVLSGESTREDLPGLDRQPTLVLDDLGQLQ; encoded by the coding sequence ATGGATATTGCGAAAAAGCGCTGCTTCGTTTTCGACCTCGACGGCACGGTATACATGGGAGACAAGCCCATTGCGGGAACGGTGGACTTTATCCGCCGCAACCTGCAACGGTTTGACATCCATTTTCTGACCAACAACACCTCCAAAAACCTCAACGATTATGTGACGAAACTGCGGGGCATGGGAATAGACATGGATCTTCCCCGGATGCTCTCCCCGCTCATTCCTCTGGCGGACAGGCTTGAAAGCGAGGGGATTGCGGAAATATATCCCGTGGGCAACGCCAACTTTCTGGCGTACCTGCGCGAGCGGCTGCCAAATCTGCGGTTCGGGACCTCCGAAGCCTGCTCCCTGGTCGTGGTGGGCTACGACACGGAACTGACCTACCAGAAACTCGCGGAATCCTGCCTCCTGTTGCAGCGCCCGGACGTGCGCTTCTGGGCGACGCACCCCGACGACGTCTGCCCTTCCCCCAGAGGCCCTCTGCCGGATACCGGCAGCTTCCTCGCGCTGTATGAGAAAGCGGTCAAACGCAGGCCGGAGTTGATCTTCGGCAAACCCTCGACCCTGATTGTCGAACCGCTTCTCGCCCGCTACAGGCCGGAGGAAATGGTCATGGTCGGGGACCGGCTGTACACGGACAAGGTCATGGCGGAAAACGCGGGCATGGACTTTATCCTCGTCTTGTCCGGGGAAAGCACCCGCGAGGATCTTCCCGGGCTGGACCGCCAACCGACTCTCGTGCTCGACGACCTGGGGCAGTTGCAATAG
- a CDS encoding hypothetical protein (Evidence 5 : No homology to any previously reported sequences): MVGMKFTDPHKIVTEYLTEYACKHLSGSRGNITAEGLAHVLAGMRISRYYRMDIPESDRNFMAREFLRGILTDSAV, encoded by the coding sequence ATGGTCGGTATGAAATTTACGGACCCGCACAAGATTGTGACGGAATACCTCACGGAATACGCGTGCAAGCATCTGAGCGGTTCCAGGGGGAACATAACGGCTGAGGGGCTTGCCCATGTGTTGGCCGGCATGCGTATTTCCCGCTACTACCGGATGGATATCCCGGAAAGCGACAGAAATTTTATGGCCCGCGAATTTTTGCGCGGCATTTTGACGGATAGCGCGGTCTGA
- a CDS encoding exported hypothetical protein (Evidence 5 : No homology to any previously reported sequences) has translation MFYRLYRIIIFAALLLLPAHPALAAPFLLPDDAVIEIRDFAFPATPDISPDRHLPASFHSQLAFALQKAGLSVHHGKTAAASKPEENGAEPPVKEGVAPQEGSDAPLIVTPLEEEKEEAAANAPIPLSEAAEPAGSPNSNGTAENEKAPRETPPASPAPSVHNRAATHILEGNVTLFREAVGAPNRIAGSIRIRAESQLHCAYTIKDAVTGKVLIADVASGSAARITGETSDYDAVLNRLSARAMATAADTIAAQLSGRDTPGDGVLSDRNYYQDSPGKRLKSQK, from the coding sequence ATGTTTTACAGACTGTACCGGATTATCATTTTTGCCGCCTTGTTGCTTTTACCGGCGCACCCCGCCCTTGCGGCCCCGTTTTTACTGCCCGACGACGCGGTCATTGAGATCAGGGATTTTGCGTTCCCGGCAACGCCCGATATTTCCCCTGACCGCCACTTGCCCGCGTCTTTCCATTCCCAGCTGGCCTTTGCCCTGCAAAAAGCCGGGCTCTCCGTGCACCACGGTAAAACCGCCGCCGCGAGCAAACCGGAGGAAAACGGCGCCGAGCCTCCGGTAAAGGAAGGCGTAGCGCCCCAGGAAGGGAGCGACGCCCCCCTCATCGTGACGCCGCTGGAAGAAGAAAAAGAGGAAGCTGCTGCGAACGCCCCCATCCCGTTGTCGGAGGCCGCTGAACCCGCCGGTTCCCCCAATTCCAACGGCACGGCGGAAAATGAAAAAGCGCCGCGGGAAACGCCGCCCGCCTCTCCCGCGCCTTCTGTCCATAACCGCGCGGCAACGCATATCCTGGAAGGGAACGTCACGCTTTTCCGGGAAGCCGTGGGCGCGCCGAACCGTATCGCCGGGAGCATCCGCATCCGGGCCGAATCGCAACTGCACTGCGCGTATACGATAAAAGACGCCGTAACCGGAAAAGTGCTCATTGCCGACGTCGCTTCCGGCTCCGCCGCCCGCATCACCGGTGAAACCAGCGACTACGACGCCGTTTTGAACCGGCTGAGCGCCCGCGCCATGGCCACGGCGGCGGATACGATAGCCGCCCAACTGTCCGGACGTGACACCCCCGGCGACGGCGTCCTGTCCGACCGGAACTATTACCAGGATTCGCCCGGGAAGCGGCTCAAATCTCAAAAATAA
- a CDS encoding Collagen-binding surface adhesin SpaP (Antigen I/II family), with the protein MTCRTPLHRIAFLSLVLLLAACGGPQTGRVSGDGEVTYDDSQAEETVTTGWGSTDLQTTAESMTQSLLSSRWIAQAAAHPKIRLREVKNYTDEHIDTKGITDKIRIRLLRSGAVRFLADESNLDDVFAERDLTETATTRSENKLMADTDYIITGAVRSIRKRTKTVGDVFYQITLEMTDPQSGEIVWADEQEIRKRTTKPKIGW; encoded by the coding sequence ATGACCTGCCGCACTCCATTGCACCGCATCGCCTTCTTGTCCCTCGTCCTCCTGCTGGCGGCCTGCGGCGGCCCGCAGACCGGCCGCGTCTCCGGCGACGGGGAGGTGACCTACGACGACTCCCAGGCCGAGGAAACCGTGACCACGGGCTGGGGCTCCACGGACCTGCAAACCACCGCCGAAAGCATGACCCAGTCGCTCCTGTCCTCCCGCTGGATAGCCCAGGCCGCCGCCCATCCCAAAATCCGGCTGCGCGAGGTCAAAAACTACACGGACGAGCACATCGACACCAAGGGTATCACCGATAAAATTCGCATCCGGCTCCTCCGCTCCGGCGCTGTCCGGTTCCTGGCGGACGAATCCAACCTTGACGACGTTTTCGCCGAGCGCGACCTGACGGAAACCGCCACCACGCGGAGCGAAAACAAACTCATGGCGGACACGGACTACATCATTACCGGCGCGGTGCGTTCCATCAGAAAACGCACCAAAACCGTGGGCGATGTTTTCTATCAGATTACCCTGGAAATGACCGACCCCCAAAGCGGCGAAATCGTCTGGGCGGACGAGCAGGAAATCCGCAAACGGACAACCAAGCCGAAAATCGGCTGGTAA